A DNA window from Argopecten irradians isolate NY chromosome 10, Ai_NY, whole genome shotgun sequence contains the following coding sequences:
- the LOC138333772 gene encoding solute carrier family 22 member 4-like, with product MAATYQVSGRQSPAEYQVVNTDPADSPTSGQGSTSKMNADAILQKLGNYGRYQVFVFVSLAFVYMRGSWPVLASIFLAADPGHHCRVPGNSSLNASLPGKVGDDGTWTPDQCKMYVPESGRNKTQSCTNGWQYGDQFDSTILMEWDLVCDDSYLGDLSTTIYMVGNTCGALLLTPLSDRFGRKKLILFMLWIQGVFGVATAFSNSYTVFTVLRFFIALLNMPIALTTYVMMTEVFSASHRVLPSVGINCFWGIGLIFLSTFAYFVRDWSHLQLLISIPNFLTIMYYFFLPESIPWFVATERYTEAEQVARTAAKINRITLPDSLFSTDITLVSTGNETRSQAALVTEKGPTKKFTLLDLFKTPKLRRYTLILLYLWAANSLSYFGVLFSTPNLHGNLFLNLGISGAVEIPALFICMWTMQVFGRRRPHIVFLILCGVMNITTIFVPEKTDSGTDLSPLIIFMAMVGKFGITASYSVAYLYSSEIFPTVVRNHAVGLASFFENIGGIAAPLIVYAATTDDMKKLPLVIFGVITLVAGILCFFLPETHKCPLPETIEDVEKMSSKLRKKQTPDKSEKGEGDKTRL from the exons ATGGCTGCCACATACCAGGTGAGCGGGAGGCAGTCGCCTGCGGAATATCAGGTGGTAAACACCGACCCAGCCGACAGCCCTACATCTGGTCAAG GCTCAACATCCAAGATGAATGCTGATGCTATTCTACAGAAGCTTGGGAACTATGGCCGATACCAGGTGTTTGTATTTGTGTCACTGGCATTCGTTTACATGAGAGGGTCATGGCCTGTTCTAGCCAGTATATTCCTAGCCGCAGACCCAGGCCATCACTGCAGGGTACCCGGCAACTCATCCCTCAACGCGTCCCTTCCTGGGAAGGTTGGGGATGATGGGACTTGGACCCCGGATCAGTGCAAGATGTATGTCCCCGAGAGTGGGCGGAATAAAACCCAGAGTTGTACAAATGGCTGGCAATATGGTGACCAATTTGATTCTACAATTCTCATGGAG TGGGATTTGGTGTGTGACGACAGTTACCTTGGCGACCTGTCCACCACTATCTACATGGTCGGTAACACGTGCGGTGCCCTGCTGTTGACGCCACTCTCGGATAGGTTTGGGCGTAAGAAGCTGATTCTGTTTATGCTGTGGATACAGGGTGTGTTTGGTGTGGCTACGGCTTTCTCAAACAGCTACACCGTCTTTACAGTCCTTCGTTTCTTCATAGCCCTCCTCAACATG CCTATAGCCCTGACAACCTATGTGATGATGACAGAAGTTTTCTCGGCCTCCCACCGAGTCCTGCCTTCCGTTGGGATCAACTGTTTCTGGGGTATCGGCCTCATATTTCTGTCCACGTTCGCCTACTTTGTACGAGACTGGAGTCATCTTCAGCTGCTGATCTCCATACCAAACTTCCTGACAATCATGTACTACTT TTTCCTTCCGGAGTCGATACCCTGGTTTGTAGCTACAGAGAGATACACAGAGGCTGAGCAGGTGGCTAGGACCGCGGCGAAGATCAACAGAATAACATTACCAGATTCTCTCTTCAGTACAGATATAACACTTGTCAGCACTGGTAACGAAACACGGAGCCAAGCGGCGCTGGTCACAGAGAAAGGACCAACTAAGAAATTCACACTGTTGGATCTGTTTAAAACTCCGAAACTCAGACGCTATACATTGATTCTGTTATATTTATG GGCAGCTAATAGTCTGAGTTACTTTGGTGTTTTATTCTCCACTCCCAATCTCCATGGTAACTTGTTCCTGAATCTCGGCATCAGCGGAGCTGTTGAGATTCCTGCTCTCTTCATATGTATGTGGACAATGCAAGT GTTTGGCCGGCGGAGACCCCACATTGTATTTCTGATTTTATGTGGAGTTATGAACATCACTACTATTTTTGTTCCAGAAAAAACAG atTCTGGCACAGACTTATCTCCCCTGATAATATTCATGGCTATGGTTGGGAAGTTTGGTATTACAGCTTCCTATTCAGTGGCTTACCTGTACTCGTCAGAAATATTCCCAACTGTTGTCAG GAACCATGCCGTAGGTCTGGCTTCATTTTTTGAAAACATTGGAGGTATAGCAGCTCCCCTTATTGTATATGCT GCAACCACTGATGACATGAAGAAGTTACCCCTGGTAATATTTGGTGTGATCACTTTGGTGGCAGGAATTCTGTGTTTCTTCCTTCCTGAAACACACAAATGTCCTCTCCCTGAAACTATCGAAGATGTGGAAAAGATGAGCAGTAAACTGAGGAAGAAACAGACACCAGACAAGAGTGAGAAAGGTGAAGGTGACAAAACTCGACTCTAA